The genomic segment AAACAAATGGACTTGAATGGGCGGTAACGAGACAAGAAGCCGATCACATTTGTCTTTTCCGTCAGTGAAGATGCGGAGGCGCATAGTGGAGCTATTACCATTCGTAAATCCTttaagagaagaaaaacacGGACATGTGTAAAAGGTCATTGGTCTTTGGTATAATTGGTCTTAGATACAGTAAAACAAGGCACGGTGGTCGGTTGAAGTTGAGAAATGTAAAGGCCGGAGGAGATGATGGGGAGGAAAGTGAGTCATTCACGACGTGGAACAACGTGGATGGCTGATCTTCCTCTCTATGGTGTTTCTTTTCACTCTCCTCCACACAGTTCCAGAAGGATTTTGCGGTAGTCACCAGACGTATCTCCCTAAAGAAATGAATGCTAGCTTAGCAGGGACAGCTAGCACCAATACACcgatgctagctagctagctaacattGGTGCATTGGCTGACTGATTAATAAGTTGTCTGACAGTCGAGTATCTCACCTTAATGAATGAATGTAGAGATTTGCCGTACATCTTCAGGAACTGCGCCTTGATGTCCAACATGTCAATCTCGGCCCTCGACACCATGATCCTTATGAGCACACTGTCGGTGGTGCCCAGACCCTGCTCGCACGCGTACGATGTCAGCAAACAcgtcaaaatgacatttttaatcAGCTCACTGAAGCGAGCGATAGTCACCTTCATTGATTTGTACAGACGTTCGGCAAAGAAGGCGTGTTTGTTCCTGATACATTTCACTGGATGAAGACAACACAAAGTCAATATTTCTGAGAGCTGGAAATAGCTACAGTATTATCGGTGACACACCTATGGCCAGGAAAACATCCTCCAGGCAACCTGACATTTCCCTCTTGATGCTCTCTTCAATGTCTTTTCCGGAAATTTTTTGGTACTCTTcgaacactgaacaaaaaggaaATAATAATAAGTTGAGGAAAGAAGCAAGATGAGTTAAATAATACAGTGCAAGTATTCAGTGACCaactttttccatgttttatgttatatttcaaaatgaaatataaaaaaagtgCCGTCAAAATTACTTTTGACTTGAAAACCACTATTGTATATTGTACTGCGATTGCCACGAGATGACGATAAaggactacttttgtctaaatgacaCTACTCAATTCATTTAAACAATGTTTTGGCAGCAGGTTGACACCAGATGGCGCCAAATCAAAACTTATTGATTGAACAAAAGCAGTGAATAGGAGAAATTTTcagcaaataatggaaaatatatatatatttttttaaatctgcggAAAGGCCAAGTTGTGTACTCCATTTTGGCCGTCATCTGTAGCCGTAGCAAAGCTCAAACTAAATTAGGCCAGATGGTGAGGATCACTGCACAGCCATTTTGaaacaataaaatgtgaaaaacgTAAAGTGAATCAATTCCAGATGCACGATGAGTGGCACGCAAAAAAAGTTTAATGTACAAACCCCTCATGACAGAAAGTCAAACAGAACTTGGCATTCTTACGCTTGTGCAAACATACCTCGTAACAGATGCTTCTTGTTCCTGACACAGAGCACGGTCAGGAATTTCACCTCGTCCGTGCCCCATCGAGCCTCGCCTGCCTCGTAGATTTCCTACAACCGTAACATCGATCATATTTAGGacttcatttttaaatacgGTTTGTCTAAACACCGAAATAAATTCTCTACCTTGGCATCCTGCGACACTAGGGCCTCGTTCACTGACTCGCTTTCATCACGTCCAGCCTATATGAgacacaatttttttgttttgttatgtaGATAGCACGGTGAACACTTGTTTGCACCTCTGCCACACAGTCGAGAGGTTCTGGGTTCAAATCTTGGAGGTATCTTACCGTGAGTAAAGAGACCAAAACTCTCTGGAACATTCCTGACGTGTCTCCACACACGTCCTCCTCCAGGTTATTGCCATATTCTGACaggaccccccaaaaaataatttcagtACGACCATTTTAGCACTCGTTGATGAGACAATTGACACTCACGTTTCTTGTAGGCTGCATTGATTGTTTGGATTTCAGGATTAGACCTGGAAGCCAGAATATCGATCAGGCACGCCTCCTCTGTTCCAGCTCCCTGTTATCACACAATGtatgtttttcaattttttttgtattgattAGCAGCATCAAGCTGCCCAAGTCAACTCTGACCTTCATGGCAGTTCGCAGCTCGTAGGCGTCGTACACGGGCGCCAGCATGAGCAGACCCAGCACCACGCTACGGAAGTTCCCGCTCAGCTCCGAGGACAGCTCATCGGCCAGGTCCTGAGGAGGTTTGGAAAAATCCAATTCAAAACACTACCAGGGGTAATTTTGCTTTGCTTAGCTTCAAATTTTGTGGTTTGTGTTTGCAGTGTGGCTTGCTAGCGACGTGACTGCCGTGACATTTTTAGGTGACGCCGAACATGAAGGTAAGCTACACACATTGACTTCCAGTAGATCTTTGTTTTAACAATATGGCTCATCTATTTTTCTGTGATGGAAAATCTCTTTAAATCGGAAATTAATTGGAACAATACGTGTCAGTTTTGTAAAAGGCATTAACGAAAAAAAGGCAATGTGCCTCCCACTTGTTTTATTGATTATATGATGCGATGATCCTTCCAGCAGATTACAACGTTCTCATTGTTCACGTTACTTTTCTAGGATCCATTTCTGCTTTTTACCCGCCAATGATTAACAGTCACGTTAGCAACACCATGGCAACGAAATTCAAGTCTTGCATACAGAACGAACAAAAAGTGCAGCGTGGGGAATTAAGATGTGAAAACAGATGTTTTGCAACTCTCCAGCTGTCTCCTTTTGTTTCTTTGTATAATTAGGATGGGGACAATATTTTGTTTATGCTCACCTTCCCCACCGCCTGTTTGAAGGCTTCCTTGATACGCTGCCTCTGGGCGATAGTGCGGTGCGCTAACACATCAATGATGACAGCCTCATCGGTGCCTGtgagacatttttttcttttgttaaaaaaataagacaatgaTCATTTTCAGTGCTCCGGGgtgaggtgttttttttcctcgtgaTTCGGTCACAGAATCAGGGAAAAGCAAATTGGCCTCAACATAGAAAGCATGTGTCAGAGTCAGGCGAGGATGATTTAAGCTAATAAAATTAACATTCCCATTCATAAAGTTGCCGTTACAAACAAATTGAATGTTCGCTACAATGCATAGCTGTCacaaatgagaaaaataaatgggcTGTAGAAAACCTGAGCAAGATGGAATTTTTGACTTTGTCAGAGAGTaggaggagttttttttttccatggagACACACACTATTTTGTGAGACTCACCAGCTCCCTTCATAGCACCACGAAGTTTCTGGGCGTCTGCCTCTGGGTCGAATCCAGCTGCCTCCGTCACTGTTCCGCGTTTTCCAATCTAGTTattaagaaaggaaaaaaaatgcaaaaaacaaCTCCATAATCAACGGGAATTTCTTTTTAACAAAAATAGCAGTAGACTCACCGCTGCCATAGTGAGATGAATAGagagctgcaaaaaaaatataattcagTTAATAACGTGGTAGCCGTAGCAACGGGTAGTATTGTTCATAGTGACCCTCATTAACCTCCATCTCAATAATTCATGTGCTTCATCGTCCCATGGAGGCTCTTGCGTACACTTGTTGACAGGTTCTCTTGGTCCCAGCTAATCCCATTaagagttttctttcttttgtttgaaCACACCTGTAATTAAACCAACCGTAGTGCATAGCTCACTATTTCCTGCCCATGTGGATCTTCTTACACGGAAATGGCCGCATAATGTCTACCCATACTCCCTCAGGTTGTTGACCTTTGtagatttaatttaatttaagttATCTGTCAATTTAATTTGCATCTTCCACCCAATCATGGGGCACaattcaattttatttaatGAATTTTACGCATTATACTGCCTCTATACAATCAGAAGGCTTTGTTtactttttatgtttttatttttttttttatttaaattattttactgATGACAAGCTCTACACTCAGTTACAGgacataatttattttaatttgtatttatcTGTAGTTTACTTTTAAATCACATGTTAGGCTCTATCCATTCATCTATGCCATCAAAGGGAAATTCAACAAGACAAACATTAGATGATCAAATATACAAATACTGTTAGGACGTTGTTCTACTCTACACTTCATAAGAGGACCCAGGGGCTGCCACAGGATCATTTGTGTGTCGCCATCACACATTTGACTGTGTGTACATACACACATGGGTGTGTGTTTGCTTTTACACTACTGGTACTATAACTAATATTCAAAGTCAACGTCTGCTttgttgtcaatttcttcacgtcaagacacaaaaagagatcgaaattgcgtttcctactatcccacggtgacaagacatattacatatattatattatattctgTTTATGTCCCTCTGTTTCCAAAGTGCTTGTTCTCAATAGGGTGAGGGCCGGGTGAGCTGCAGCCCCTCGAAGCTGCCTTTATGGGGGCGGAGGTGGAGTACCCCAAATTAATAATGAAGGCACTTGTAGGTAAACTTCAAGTTTTCAACGGGCCACACAAATGTTTTTATCATGTGGAAGGAAGCATAAAGAGAACATGTAGAATTAGCACAAAAAGTCAGGAGATTTGAGCCTACAATCTCAGAACTGACAAGCAGTCCTGCTAACTACCTTCACTTTGTGTTGGCTGCTCTTCATTTCAGTCATGCATTCTTTCTTGTATGACCCGATCTATTTATGAATTATGGGCGGTGTGGCATTGTGTGGCATATCTTACGCTACAGTTACTGTGTAACTGAGAAGCACAGCATAAATGTACGAACTAAATAAGGTCATATTTGATTTATACAGTCGTCATCATAAAACAATAATGCAGTATTGTGCCAAGAGTTGTGCAAGATTTGGGAAATTTGATCAACGCGTAAATAACTTTATATTAATTTCCCAACTCCAAAAGGCATTGCTCTCACTAAACCGAGTTGAAAGTTGCATGATTTCGCAAGACTTAAAAGACAACCCGTTAACTTGTGATCAAATTGGGCACACCCAGAAGTCATCGAGGGCGCCCACCGTGCCGCAGTCTCAATTCGATTGCGTCAAATTCAAAACCTGCAAAAAAGTGCGGTATATTGCTCTTAACACTTATCACGCCGCAAACGGAACAGAAGTCTTACCTGTGTCGATGACGGTGCAATCTGTACGTCAGCCAAAAGACAGCGTAAACCAGGAAACTAAGGCTTTTTATCACTCAGATGGCCCAAAGTCCCACCTACTCcgagtcttttctttttttttttttttttttttttttttttttgcaaaagcaTATGCGTTATGCAGATACGTTCAAGAACCACGGCAAAACAGGAAGTCGGGGTTTACACTTTCGCTATTTCACAATACCGACATACATTTCTTAGAATGCCATATTcataaataaatggaaatatTAGTCAACTCTCAACACAGTTGCATTCAAGACTTGTATTACATGTTGGTCATTTTAATTACCTTGAAATAACACAAAGCTatgaatacaatttatttttatttgcattCCAGTTCAATAAATTAAAGTAATGTCGTTTATATTAACGTCTATCAGTACCTGACCGAGTAATTAAAAACGGGGACGACAGCGAAACCCAGTTATTAGTGGTGCTTTCTGCTGCCTCTCATTCCCCCTGAACGCCACATATGACATCATACCCGATGAGGGAGGAGAGTCTGCAGCTGCGTGTGGCGCACTACATTAACCATAATCCCATGCGAGCCTTGAACGGCAACAGCTCGGGATGTTGCGATATCGTTGGCAGCCAGAGAACGCTGTGGTTGCCGAGATTGAAGCAAAAAACCTCCGGACGCTCTTTACTCATTTTTAGGAACGTGTCACGTTTTGAGTTTGATTCCAAATAGTGTGATCGACGAGAACCGAAGcaagatttaaaaagaaaactatTAAATCAGGTTTTATCGTCAGTAGATGTGATTAAATGGCTACCAGCGAGGCTACGTGCCACCGAACGTCCGCACAGCTCGACTGAGGATGGAAATATTGGCCGAGAGAGGCAGTTTTCCTTCGAAGCCCCTCAACAGAGGATAACACGGATAACCTCAAACGCGAAATGTCATAGCGTGCGAGGAGCTAGCATCCGGCTAGCTGCTACCAGAGATGGAAGAGATGTTTTCGTCGGATGAAACGAGCTAAATAGCTACAAAAGGGAAATTACTGTACGTTACCCGGAGGATG from the Syngnathus scovelli strain Florida chromosome 13, RoL_Ssco_1.2, whole genome shotgun sequence genome contains:
- the anxa4 gene encoding annexin A4, producing MAAIGKRGTVTEAAGFDPEADAQKLRGAMKGAGTDEAVIIDVLAHRTIAQRQRIKEAFKQAVGKDLADELSSELSGNFRSVVLGLLMLAPVYDAYELRTAMKGAGTEEACLIDILASRSNPEIQTINAAYKKQYGNNLEEDVCGDTSGMFQRVLVSLLTAGRDESESVNEALVSQDAKEIYEAGEARWGTDEVKFLTVLCVRNKKHLLRVFEEYQKISGKDIEESIKREMSGCLEDVFLAIVKCIRNKHAFFAERLYKSMKGLGTTDSVLIRIMVSRAEIDMLDIKAQFLKMYGKSLHSFIKGDTSGDYRKILLELCGGE